The Pelobates fuscus isolate aPelFus1 chromosome 2, aPelFus1.pri, whole genome shotgun sequence genome has a segment encoding these proteins:
- the FBXO5 gene encoding F-box only protein 5, which yields MTICITCTKMKCGFKSNQTPTKMSPNKINAANAKLEASPLKHEQDSCKKFEQSQGSQPDSPLKVSPRRLDFATENKPLYNKENHLQRSKEVETQNVELSDLQDSGYSSILHDSPYQNDEDINFLIPPLCETPKLSSLHKTTVQATSASLFPVIHFEEVVCSTLKKSSKRSPKIDWNLIDEVVSRGNFGLENLIGKNMGLDQMDILGELFRRDFKHILAKILRHLSAIDLINVISVSTTWKKILHRDSMAYSTYKAAWKELCEKEAKFSMHTATRDSSLGRLPLASVQKIASASCCIKSTKKSSKKCKDAESSNRRHAEFSEIAKTLKNDQSLKVCRDCGSPAKYDSYLHRAICTRESCKSDFCTLCLCDYHFSTSCTSNKPLAHRYLSVPLPGSKKSKQNLRRL from the exons ATGACAATTTGCATCACGTGTACCAAAATGAAGTGTGGTTTTAAAAGTAATCAAACGCCAACAAAGATGTCTCCAAACAAAATAAATGCAGCCaatgctaaattggaagccagtCCACTGAAACATGAACAAGACTCTTGTAAAAAATTTGAACAATCGCAAGGTTCCCAACCAGACAGTCCCCTTAAAGTATCTCCAAGACGTTTGGACTTTGCTACAGAAAACAAACCTCTCTACAACAAAGAGAATCATTTGCAGAGGTCTAAAGAAGTTGAAACACAAAATGTAGAATTAAGTGATTTACAAGACAGTGGTTACTCTTCCATATTACATGACTCTCCATACCAAAATGACGAGGATATTAACTTCTTGATTCCTCCACTGTGCGAGACACCAAAGCTCTCTTCACTACACAAAACAACTGTACAAGCCACATCTGCAAGTTTATTTCCAGTTATTCACTTTGAGGAAGTGGTTTGTTCCacgttaaaaaaaagttcaaaaagAAGTCCAAAAATAGATTGGAATCTTATTGATGAAGTAGTCTCAAGAGGAAACTTTGGGCTTGAGAACCTAATTGGTAAAAATATGGGTTTGGATCAAATGGATATTCTTGGAGAACTTTTTAGGAGAGACTTTAAACATATACTTGCCAAAATTCTAAGGCATCTCAGTGCAATTGACTTAATAAA tgtcatTAGTGTGAGTACAACATGGAAAAAAATCTTGCACAGAGACAGCATGGCTTACAGCACTTATAAAGCAGCATGGAAAGAACTTTGT GAAAAAGAAGCAAAATTTAGCATGCATACAGCAACACGTGATTCTTCTCTTGGCCGTTTACCTCTTGCTTCAGTTCAAAAAATAGCTAGCGCTTCTTGCTGTATTAAGTCTACAAAAAAGTCAAgcaagaaatgcaaagatgcagAGTCTTCAAACCGCAGACATGCAGAATTCAGTGAG ATTGCAAAAACCCTGAAAAATGACCAGAGCCTTAAAGTGTGTAGAGACTGTGGATCTCCTGCCAAATATGACTCTTATCTTCATAGAGCCATTTGCACTAGAGAAAGCTGTAAAAGTGACTTTTGCACACTCTGTCTCTGTGACTATCACTTTTCTACGAGCTGCACAAGTAACAAACCTCTGGCACATCGATATTTATCAGTACCTCTTCCTGGGAGTAAAAAGAGCAAACAGAACTTAAGGAGGCTTTAA